One Pyrenophora tritici-repentis strain M4 chromosome 5, whole genome shotgun sequence DNA window includes the following coding sequences:
- a CDS encoding DUF3530 multi-domain protein, which produces MFKKTGLLLLAAAACCTADFMVYTEPPIPTTAIPSFPNPADAASWTTSVFLNAKLAYGRFTASLGPSYQASLTSARSEIDNFVRTATNYSIPAEVTMADETPTYFSKPDWYTALPIL; this is translated from the exons ATGTTCAAGAAAACTGGCCTTCTTCTCCTAGCCGCTGCGGCGTGCTGCACCGCAGACTTCATGGTCTACACCGAGCCGCCCATTCCCACAACCGCCATCCCTAGCTTCCCAAACCCAGCCGAT GCAGCCAGCTGGACCACATCCGTCTTCCTCAACGCAAAACTCGCCTACGGCCGCTTCACAGCCTCACTCGGCCCCTCGTACCAAGCTTCTCTCACGTCTGCGCGCTCCGAAATCGACAACTTCGTCAGGACAGCCACAAACTATAGTATACCAGCTGAAGTCACAATGGCGGATGAGACGCCGACGTACTTTTCTAAACCGGACTGGTACACGGCGCTGCCGA TATTGTGA